The Cryptomeria japonica chromosome 9, Sugi_1.0, whole genome shotgun sequence DNA segment ATGCCCTGGCTAAAATACGGTAGAACTCTTGAGAAGAGTAGTTTAAGGCATAAAATATTGTTCTTTGACCAATTAAATCACCACACTATGAAAACTGAGAGAATTCTCAGGTAGAATCAACGTGTGCTGTGTTTTACCTTTGCAATGGAAAAATTCTCTTTCTGCTTTATGATTAGGCTTTTCATTTTTGctcctttgtttttcatttttgaatatctttcttttttctctttgtATACAAATAATAAAATGCATGTCTGTACATCTTGTTATATAGTTAGTTTTGGGAATTAATAAAGCATTTATTAAATGTTATTGAGCACATTATAAAAGCCAAGCCATTACTATAATCCACAACAAGAGCATCATTGTAGTGCTTCTGTTACAAAACGTTAGAAGTGTATATCTTATATCATTGATATGCTAACCAGTCAAAATGGGATGTTAACTCATGCCATGCATCTTATTAATCACAACCACCATAGTGACCTGCAATCTAAGTTGTGCCCTTGATGTGCTAGCAAAAGCTGGTCTAGAAGCatgttataatttttaatttgCTTCTCTATGTGGCATGGTCAAAAttgaatattaatttatttatatacacTATCCAAAGGTATAAATTGTAATTTCTAATGTAAGAATCaacaaaaatatcaacaattttgCACAGTCGATCTTGAGGATAGGATCAAATCTTGTGTCCAGGACACCAAAAAGCAATTCATTATGGATAAGGAAATGCTTTAGAATGGAAAACAAATTGGAGTTCTTATTTTTACTATAGGAATTCAAAAAGAGACTAATTTAGACCATGAGCATTAAAGAGCTTCATTGGTGATCAAAATTTGCATTGTTTTACTTCTCCAAATGTTATTTAACGTTATGCTTTCTAGAAAGAAAACAATCATAGCAATCTTATACCAATGTGTAATTATGCATCCTCTTCTCATTTTTACCATTTAAATCGTATTGTTTTACATGGATTGAGAGCTGCTCAAATTTCCTCAATTAATTGCTTCCATAGAAGTTGCCACGATATGTTCTGAAGTTTCAGAAAAACTATTAATAAGGTAACCTGATCTAACAGTAGGACAATACAATTAAGTTTTTAACACTCATTTTATCAAACTCAAAACCTTTTCAAATCATAAGCAAGCAATGTACTATCCATTACAGTTATAAGTGAACTGGAAAAAAGAATTGCTTAAAGAAAGGATTGCAATAAGACTAAAATTGGAAACATGGAAGAAACCAAGGTAAAGTTACCTGGAACTCCCTTATCTTTAATGTTTTTCTTATCAACTGACCAAGTATGAGGAGTATGGACagacttgttcttcttcttgtttgaaggAGTTCTAAAATCTTTTGAAATTACAATACCGGCAAGACTTTTCTCAATACTATCTTGATGATTAATTGCTTCTTGACCATCCGCATCCTCTTTTCTAAAACTTCTATTGCCAAAGTGTGTCTGAAACTCTGCTTCTGATCCGTCACTATCTTGCTCATCAAACAAAATACTTTGCCTAAGCTTCTCCATCTTTATATCACAGACTTCATTAGCAATAGATTTTCTGAAGCTCCCTTTCCCTGAGCTACATTTTTCTGTCAGATTTTCAAATGCATTTTGTCCATCGTCTGCCTCATCACTGCTTTCAGAATCTATGGATTCTTCATCAGTGCTTTCTGACATTTCTCCATGGGATATCTGTTCTAATGCACCTCTATCCAGTAACCACTCAGCTTTTAGCAATTCAGAATAACTGCCACCTAATCCCTCTAAATAGTCTAGTGCTGTTTCATCATCTATATCAGACCCACTTTCATAGTACTCTGAAGACTCAGATAACACATCAGAATTGCTGGTGGAAGAAATCTCTCCACTCATTGCCCTCGGTTCACCCACTATCTCACTGCTGAGCTGACCACAGCTTTTTGAACTGCCTTCCTCATATTGGTCTAGCATCACACTATCTACCTCTTCTCGAACAGAAACATCTGTAGTATAAATACGTGCACCTCCGATAACCAAAAatccttcatttttatttttatctgTGCTTGTCTCCTTTTTCCATTTCCCTTGCTTCCAATATCtaccctttttcttttttttcctgtTAGATGTCTCTAGTGCTTTATTAGTTTGTCCACCTTTGCACTCTTCATCAGGTAATTCCAAATACTCTTCAGCTGGAGGTGGTATTGCCCTCTCCAAGTGATATCCTAATCCTGGCCTAGTTTCTTCATTTAAAACAATATCTGTGCTTCTATGATATATAGCAGATTCAGATGTGAGCCCCTTACCAGGATTTTTGTCAAGAAAAACTGCAACTTGAGTTTCTGAAGAAGGAATAACAATTGCTGGACAAATTTTGTTACATGGCGTAGAGATTGTAGAAACTTCCACTTCTGGTGCTGAATCAATAGCCTCCAGATAATCTTCGGCTGGAGATAGTATCGCCGTCTCCAAGGGATATCCTAATCCTGGCCTAGTTTCTTCATTTAATTCAATATCTGTGCTTCTATGATATGTAGCAGATTCAGAGGTGAGCCCCTTACTAGGATTTTTGTCAAGAAAAACTGCAACTTGAGTTTCAGAAGAAGGAAGAACAGTTACTGGACAAATTGTGTTACATGTTGTAGAGATTGCAGTAACTTTCACTTCTGCTGCTGAGTCAATAGTGCCCAGAGACTGATTCTTGGAAGCATGCGGTGTGCTAGAGTTTCCATCATAACCCTGTAAGTAAtggtattttgatttttttaatgagTTGAATACTGGACCAGTTTGCACTGTGTAACATAAAAAACCGAACAAATGCATAATGCAACAtatgagatgaaaattttgaaagaTCGAGTTAAAAAGGATATTCATAATAATTGGAACACATATTGCATGCATAGCTAAACCACAAAATGGTTGGCAAGAACCATCTGTACACCTATTGCtatatggaaaaaaaaaaatttattttcaaaatcaaacattatataCCAAACCAAATGAAGGAGAATCAGTTGCAGCCTCCACATCAGAATAACGATAGCTGATAGAAGGGGAGCCCACTGTGATCTCCACATCAGGGTAGCTGTAGCTGATAGCATTATTGTTCTTATGTAAAATGTGAGGCCTGTTATGACTATCTTTCAGCCCTTGTCGTCTACCCCTTCCAGAAGTAGAAGCACTGGGTCTCTGAGAATCAACACGGCACTGCATGCTCCTTCTACCACTTTCTGCAGTATAAACCACAGTAGTAAGGAGCATGGCATTTCAATGCTAAGATCAAAAATTAATGAATACAAACTCCCATGCAATCATGACTTACACAAATGATGGCACATTGAATTTGCACCCAAAAGGGAAAAATAAACAATTTAAACAACAAATTGGTGATTTCTAATTTCAATGACTTTAAACAAAGACGCATCCTCAGACCTGAAAAAAGTAGGAACAAAAGCATCCTCGGGCTCAACAAAAGTAGAAACTAACAATAAAGACAAAATGCTGGGACCAATAGGTCCAAAAAGTGTGACCAAGTTGGTAAAGACTGAGCATTACAACATGAAGATCAAGGCTCGACTCTCACCCCAAGAACCATTGGGCATGTTCCCGGTAATAATGTATAAGCATAACAAAATGCGTAAAAACACGCTTGGACAATAGGCCCCCAATTGTATCTCATTGTTGAGGAGCCCAATAACCTTCATTAACCAGCCAACAAAAAAAATGCTAGTCCCATTGACTAACTTGGCTTTGCATTAGCATCATAGCACGTTGCCAACAAAAGAAGAAAAAGCAGAAAGTGATAATGCAGGAAGACGAAATCaataatgaagttgatagaaaCAGGAAAATCAAATAAAGTTGCATcctaaaattaaaaacaaaataaaatgtcATACTCAAATCCAtaacaaatgaaaataaaaag contains these protein-coding regions:
- the LOC131045282 gene encoding uncharacterized protein LOC131045282, which gives rise to MGRGRGRRRHGNGSGSGKGEDMVEEFGEPSGGRHRGASHHRLRNNRHGIGGFRRGGYSGQSLFVEGGALAEWQPLGNSRESGRRSMQCRVDSQRPSASTSGRGRRQGLKDSHNRPHILHKNNNAISYSYPDVEITVGSPSISYRYSDVEAATDSPSFGLGYDGNSSTPHASKNQSLGTIDSAAEVKVTAISTTCNTICPVTVLPSSETQVAVFLDKNPSKGLTSESATYHRSTDIELNEETRPGLGYPLETAILSPAEDYLEAIDSAPEVEVSTISTPCNKICPAIVIPSSETQVAVFLDKNPGKGLTSESAIYHRSTDIVLNEETRPGLGYHLERAIPPPAEEYLELPDEECKGGQTNKALETSNRKKKKKGRYWKQGKWKKETSTDKNKNEGFLVIGGARIYTTDVSVREEVDSVMLDQYEEGSSKSCGQLSSEIVGEPRAMSGEISSTSNSDVLSESSEYYESGSDIDDETALDYLEGLGGSYSELLKAEWLLDRGALEQISHGEMSESTDEESIDSESSDEADDGQNAFENLTEKCSSGKGSFRKSIANEVCDIKMEKLRQSILFDEQDSDGSEAEFQTHFGNRSFRKEDADGQEAINHQDSIEKSLAGIVISKDFRTPSNKKKNKSVHTPHTWSVDKKNIKDKGVPGAKKKHHKETIAAKRRERSLRRGVDLESINHSLEKMVLDSVDMVAFQPMHSRDCSQVQRLASIYRLKSGRQGSGKKRIVTVTRTKHTCMPSASDKSRLLKLLGDGWESDEVSYRSSFNKAKPSSEKNRMDAKGRRAARKAYCSMKHDESFFREFKSTPSKIVYVHSGNTAVSGNKKVGTLKKSERRRVTDYANQPMSFVSSGTMEPDAGIAETSVSCVNIAEINVKAHQNGLSLERKVSVSSSKMGSFEVHTKGFGSRMMVKMGFVEGTGLGKDGQGIVQPIEAIKRPKSLGLGL